In Thalassospira marina, the following are encoded in one genomic region:
- the glyA gene encoding serine hydroxymethyltransferase produces MSDSMVTATISDAEIAHAIAHELDRQQNQIELIASENIVSRDVLVAQGSVLTNKYAEGYPGRRYYGGCEHVDVVETIAIDRIKQLFGAEFANVQPHSGAQANQAVFLALLQPGDRVMGMSLAHGGHLTHGSPVTMSGKWFDVVSYEVDETTHLIDMDAVRKVALETKPKLIVAGASAYPRHIDFAAFRAIADEIGAYLMVDMAHYAGLIAAGVYPNPVPHAHVVTSTTHKTLRGPRGGFILTNDEALAKKFNSAVFPGNQGGPLMHVIAAKAVAFGEALQPSFGDYAKQVVDNARALSAVLQQGGVDIVSGGTDCHMVLVDLRPKGVTGKATEAALERAGLTCNKNAIPFDPEKPFVTSGVRLGTSAGTTRGFGEVEFRKIGELILQVINALSANPEGDVATEQAVLAEVQGLCAAFPIYKD; encoded by the coding sequence ATGTCTGACTCCATGGTCACGGCAACCATTTCGGATGCCGAAATCGCACATGCAATTGCCCATGAACTTGACCGCCAGCAAAACCAGATCGAACTGATCGCATCGGAAAATATCGTATCGCGCGATGTGCTGGTGGCACAGGGTTCGGTCCTGACCAACAAATATGCCGAAGGGTATCCGGGCCGCCGGTATTATGGCGGATGTGAACATGTTGATGTGGTCGAAACCATTGCCATTGACCGCATCAAACAGCTTTTTGGGGCCGAATTTGCCAATGTGCAGCCCCATTCTGGCGCGCAGGCCAACCAGGCGGTTTTTCTGGCATTGTTGCAGCCCGGCGACCGGGTGATGGGCATGTCGCTGGCCCATGGCGGGCATTTGACCCACGGGTCGCCAGTGACCATGTCGGGCAAATGGTTTGATGTTGTTTCCTATGAGGTCGATGAAACCACGCATCTGATTGATATGGATGCGGTGCGCAAGGTGGCCTTGGAAACGAAACCAAAATTGATTGTCGCCGGGGCATCGGCCTATCCGCGCCATATCGATTTTGCCGCGTTTCGCGCCATTGCCGATGAAATTGGTGCCTATCTGATGGTCGATATGGCTCATTATGCCGGGCTGATTGCGGCAGGCGTTTACCCCAACCCGGTGCCGCATGCCCATGTGGTCACATCGACTACGCATAAAACCCTGCGCGGCCCGCGCGGCGGCTTTATCCTGACCAATGACGAGGCGCTGGCCAAAAAATTCAATTCCGCCGTTTTCCCGGGAAATCAGGGTGGGCCGTTGATGCATGTAATTGCCGCCAAGGCCGTTGCCTTTGGCGAGGCGTTGCAGCCATCCTTTGGCGATTACGCCAAACAGGTTGTTGATAATGCCCGTGCCCTGTCTGCTGTTTTGCAGCAGGGTGGGGTTGATATCGTTTCGGGCGGGACGGATTGCCACATGGTCCTGGTCGATCTGCGGCCCAAGGGTGTAACCGGCAAAGCAACCGAAGCCGCCCTGGAACGTGCGGGCCTGACCTGCAATAAAAACGCCATTCCGTTTGACCCGGAAAAGCCGTTTGTGACATCGGGTGTCCGGTTGGGAACATCGGCAGGCACCACGCGCGGCTTTGGCGAGGTGGAATTTCGCAAAATTGGCGAGCTGATTCTTCAGGTCATCAATGCGCTTTCAGCCAACCCCGAAGGCGACGTTGCAACCGAACAGGCCGTTTTGGCCGAGGTGCAGGGCCTTTGTGCCGCTTTCCCGATCTATAAGGATTAA
- a CDS encoding sarcosine oxidase subunit gamma family protein: MTVLTHAFTPGPLVTGGVVSVSLMGPIGRFSLRLREAGLGAMGAAIGLEIPTRIGARAKNGNREIICLGPDEWLLQTSALESALVVAECAGIYGTISHSLTDISAREITVLIEGPAATDLLTIGCPRDIDQIAIGDGCRTVVDGISVVLWRDGENRFRLDVWRSFAPHLIGLLETGSAELSA, from the coding sequence ATGACAGTATTGACGCATGCATTCACGCCGGGTCCGCTTGTTACCGGTGGGGTGGTTTCGGTTAGTTTGATGGGCCCGATCGGGCGGTTTTCATTGCGGTTGCGCGAAGCCGGGCTTGGCGCAATGGGGGCGGCCATTGGCCTGGAAATTCCCACCCGCATTGGCGCACGGGCGAAAAATGGCAATCGTGAAATCATTTGCCTGGGGCCGGATGAATGGCTGTTGCAAACCAGTGCGCTTGAAAGTGCACTGGTGGTTGCGGAATGTGCCGGCATTTATGGCACCATTTCGCATAGCCTGACCGATATTTCCGCCCGTGAAATTACGGTTTTGATCGAGGGGCCGGCGGCAACCGACCTTTTGACAATTGGCTGCCCGCGCGACATTGACCAGATCGCCATTGGCGATGGGTGCCGCACGGTGGTTGACGGTATTTCCGTTGTGTTGTGGCGCGATGGCGAAAACCGTTTCCGGCTTGATGTGTGGCGGTCTTTTGCGCCGCATCTGATCGGGCTGCTGGAAACGGGTTCGGCAGAACTGTCCGCGTAA
- a CDS encoding sarcosine oxidase subunit alpha yields the protein MSSFRVPGRGRIDHQSQVQFSFDGKTITGLKGDTIASALLANGIHLMGRSFKYHRPRGPVSAGSEEPNALMGTRRGPGQFEPNTRATVQEIWNGLQVTSQNRYPSLEFDIGAVNDRAYMLFSAGFYYKTFMWPKSFWDKVYEPFIRSAAGLGVSPTEKDPDKYASRYLHTDVLVIGAGPAGLASALAAARAGLRVTLVDENAEAGGTLLSEPQAVIDGLPACDWVTKAVAELISLGARVMTRTTAIGYYHQNMLGLCEKLTDHLPAPAANMPRERMWRVRAGQVILAQGALEKPLVFDGNDRPGVMLAGSAQTYLNKYGVRVGDCAVILTCHDSAWYAAFDLADAGTKIRAIVDTRANPDAALLEGAKSRSIRVLAGYTATGTEGRLRVKSVRVNPVSNGKVGAPETLTCDCLLMSGGWTPSLHLFSHTKGSLAWDDEKQTFLPDRKTEACEIAGAGRGLWGIGAAITDGAEMGALVARNAGRDVVVATYDVASDRPGTGVSHKELPTDLNPGKARAFVDYQNDVTAKDLRLAVREGMHSIEHVKRYTTNGMATDQGKMSNINGLNIAADALGKPQPKVGLTTFRPPYTPTTFGAFVGYHRGDHFDVTRKTPIDSWAEENGAVFEPVSMWRRAWYFPKDGEDMDAAVSRECRATRASLGIFDASTLGKIEVVGPDAVEFMNRMYTNPWTKLAPGRTRYGLLLGDDGFIRDDGVIGRLSDDRFHVTTTTGGAARVLNMMEDYLQTEWPDLDVWLTSTTEQWATIALNGPNARKLLEPFVEGQDISDAAFPHMSIVECKVAGFPARLFRVSFTGELGFEVNVPAAHGRELWEILWEAGQQYDICPYGTETMHVLRAEKGYIIVGQDTDGTVTPHDAGISWAIGKAKPDFVGKRGLERPDLVAKGRRQLVGLLTRDGKTKLEEGAQIVLDPNQPIPMTMVGHVTSSYHSDAIGRPIAFGLLEGGHDRMGETIYIPMPEGTIEAEVTGMVFYDPEGARLKL from the coding sequence ATGAGCAGCTTTCGCGTTCCCGGACGTGGCCGGATTGACCACCAAAGCCAGGTTCAATTCAGTTTCGATGGCAAAACCATTACCGGCCTGAAGGGCGATACCATCGCATCGGCCCTGCTGGCCAATGGCATTCATTTGATGGGGCGGTCGTTTAAATATCACCGTCCGCGCGGCCCGGTTTCAGCCGGGTCAGAAGAACCCAATGCGCTGATGGGCACACGCCGTGGCCCCGGCCAGTTTGAACCCAATACCCGTGCAACGGTGCAGGAAATCTGGAACGGGTTGCAGGTGACCAGCCAAAACCGCTATCCCAGCCTTGAATTTGATATCGGGGCGGTCAATGACCGGGCCTATATGCTGTTTTCGGCCGGGTTTTATTACAAAACCTTTATGTGGCCGAAATCCTTTTGGGATAAGGTTTACGAACCATTCATCCGCTCGGCAGCGGGCCTTGGCGTTTCGCCCACCGAAAAGGACCCGGATAAATATGCATCGCGCTATTTGCATACCGATGTGCTGGTTATTGGTGCTGGCCCGGCGGGCCTGGCATCGGCACTGGCGGCGGCACGCGCCGGTTTGCGCGTAACGCTGGTTGATGAAAATGCCGAAGCAGGTGGAACGCTGCTTAGCGAACCGCAGGCAGTTATTGATGGATTGCCAGCATGTGACTGGGTTACCAAGGCGGTGGCCGAACTGATATCGCTGGGCGCACGGGTGATGACCCGCACCACCGCAATTGGCTATTACCACCAGAATATGTTGGGTCTGTGCGAAAAACTGACCGACCATTTACCGGCACCTGCTGCCAATATGCCGCGCGAACGCATGTGGCGTGTGCGCGCAGGCCAGGTGATTTTGGCACAGGGCGCGCTTGAAAAGCCGCTGGTATTTGATGGCAATGACCGCCCCGGTGTGATGCTGGCCGGGTCCGCGCAAACATACCTGAACAAGTATGGTGTGCGCGTGGGCGATTGTGCCGTTATCCTGACCTGCCATGACAGTGCCTGGTATGCGGCCTTTGACCTGGCCGATGCGGGCACGAAAATTCGGGCGATTGTCGATACCCGTGCCAACCCCGATGCTGCCCTGCTGGAAGGGGCAAAATCGCGATCCATCCGTGTTCTCGCCGGTTATACGGCAACGGGCACCGAAGGCCGCTTGCGGGTGAAATCGGTGCGTGTGAACCCGGTTTCAAATGGCAAGGTTGGCGCGCCCGAAACCCTGACCTGTGACTGTTTGCTGATGTCGGGTGGCTGGACACCGTCACTGCATCTGTTTTCGCATACCAAAGGTTCGCTTGCCTGGGATGATGAGAAACAGACCTTCCTGCCGGACCGCAAAACCGAAGCCTGCGAAATTGCCGGTGCCGGGCGTGGTTTGTGGGGCATTGGTGCCGCCATTACCGATGGTGCCGAAATGGGCGCGCTGGTGGCACGCAATGCGGGCCGCGACGTCGTTGTTGCAACCTATGACGTGGCATCGGATCGCCCCGGAACCGGGGTTAGCCATAAGGAACTGCCGACCGACCTTAACCCCGGCAAGGCACGCGCCTTTGTTGATTATCAGAATGATGTGACGGCCAAGGATTTGCGCCTGGCGGTTCGCGAAGGCATGCATTCGATTGAACATGTCAAACGCTATACCACCAACGGCATGGCGACCGACCAGGGCAAAATGTCCAATATCAACGGGTTGAATATTGCGGCCGATGCCCTTGGCAAACCGCAGCCCAAGGTTGGTTTGACGACATTTCGCCCGCCTTACACCCCAACCACCTTTGGCGCATTTGTTGGTTATCATCGCGGGGATCATTTTGATGTAACCCGCAAAACCCCGATTGATAGCTGGGCCGAAGAAAATGGCGCAGTGTTTGAACCGGTCAGCATGTGGCGCCGGGCATGGTATTTTCCGAAAGACGGCGAGGATATGGACGCCGCCGTGTCGCGTGAATGCCGGGCAACGCGCGCCAGCCTTGGTATTTTCGATGCATCGACGCTGGGCAAGATCGAGGTGGTTGGCCCTGATGCGGTTGAATTCATGAACCGCATGTATACCAACCCCTGGACCAAGCTGGCACCGGGCCGCACGCGATATGGCCTGTTGCTGGGCGATGATGGTTTTATTCGCGATGACGGCGTTATTGGCCGCCTAAGTGACGATCGCTTCCATGTTACCACCACAACGGGCGGTGCGGCCCGTGTGCTGAACATGATGGAAGATTACCTGCAAACTGAATGGCCTGATCTTGATGTCTGGCTGACATCAACCACCGAACAATGGGCGACCATTGCCCTTAACGGGCCAAATGCACGCAAGCTTCTGGAACCCTTTGTTGAAGGGCAGGACATTTCCGATGCCGCCTTCCCGCATATGTCGATTGTGGAATGCAAGGTTGCCGGTTTCCCGGCGCGGTTGTTCCGCGTCAGCTTTACCGGCGAGCTGGGATTTGAAGTAAACGTGCCTGCCGCGCATGGCCGCGAACTTTGGGAAATTTTGTGGGAAGCTGGCCAGCAATATGACATTTGCCCCTATGGCACCGAAACCATGCACGTTTTGCGCGCCGAAAAGGGCTATATCATTGTGGGGCAGGATACCGATGGTACGGTAACCCCGCATGATGCCGGTATTTCCTGGGCGATTGGCAAAGCCAAGCCGGACTTTGTTGGCAAGCGCGGGCTGGAACGCCCTGACCTAGTGGCAAAGGGCCGCCGCCAACTTGTCGGTCTTTTGACCCGCGATGGGAAAACCAAGCTGGAAGAAGGGGCGCAGATTGTACTGGACCCCAACCAGCCCATTCCGATGACAATGGTTGGGCATGTGACATCGTCCTATCACAGTGATGCGATTGGCAGGCCGATTGCCTTTGGCCTGCTGGAAGGCGGACATGATCGCATGGGTGAAACCATTTATATCCCCATGCCCGAAGGCACAATCGAAGCCGAAGTTACCGGGATGGTCTTTTATGATCCCGAAGGCGCACGGCTGAAACTTTAA
- a CDS encoding sarcosine oxidase subunit delta has product MLLIHCPYCQQTLPELEFTYAGQAHVARPDVTKPVSDEEWRDFLFIRTNVKGPHYERWRHAHGCGRFFNAVRDTVSDRFLITYKVGETRPELSDLLEKSE; this is encoded by the coding sequence ATGTTGCTGATCCATTGCCCTTATTGCCAGCAAACCCTGCCGGAACTGGAATTTACCTATGCCGGGCAGGCGCATGTGGCGCGGCCCGATGTGACCAAACCGGTAAGCGATGAAGAATGGCGGGATTTTCTGTTTATCCGCACGAATGTCAAAGGCCCGCATTATGAACGCTGGCGCCATGCCCATGGCTGTGGCCGGTTTTTCAATGCGGTGCGTGACACCGTAAGCGACCGTTTCCTGATTACCTATAAAGTTGGCGAAACCCGCCCTGAATTATCCGACCTGCTGGAGAAATCGGAATGA
- a CDS encoding sarcosine oxidase subunit beta family protein — protein sequence MTHFSALSLLKNALTGHKNWEPQWPDSQPKAEYDVIIVGAGGHGLGAAYYLAKEHGITNVAVIDKGWLGGGNTGRNTTIIRSNYLYDESARLYDHALDLWDGLSQELNYNVMYSQRGVLMLAHNVHDVQSFKRHIHANRLNGVDNTWLTPQEAKEFCPPLDISASARFPVMGAALQRRAGTARHDAVAWGYARGASMRGVDIIQNCPVTAIRRGPDGRVTGVETARGFIGAKKVAVSAAGHTSVVMDSAGVRMPLESYPLQALVSEPVKPIFPCVVMSNTVHAYISQSDKGELVIGSGTDQYTSYSQRGGLPLIEHTVAAICEIFPIFNRMRMLRKWGGIVDVTPDRSAILGKTPVPGLYVNCGWGTGGFKATPGAAHMLAWTVAKDEPHAINAPFTLERFATGRLIDEAAAAAVAH from the coding sequence ATGACCCATTTTTCTGCGTTATCGCTTCTGAAAAATGCGCTGACCGGGCATAAAAACTGGGAACCGCAATGGCCCGATAGCCAGCCCAAGGCGGAATACGATGTGATCATCGTTGGTGCTGGCGGGCATGGCCTGGGGGCTGCCTATTATCTGGCCAAGGAACACGGCATTACCAATGTTGCCGTAATCGATAAAGGCTGGCTGGGTGGCGGTAATACCGGGCGTAACACCACCATTATCCGTTCTAACTACCTTTATGATGAAAGTGCGCGGTTATACGATCATGCGCTGGATCTGTGGGACGGGCTTAGCCAGGAGCTGAATTACAACGTCATGTATTCCCAGCGCGGTGTTCTGATGCTGGCGCATAATGTTCATGATGTTCAAAGTTTCAAGCGCCACATCCATGCCAACCGTTTGAATGGCGTTGACAACACCTGGTTGACCCCGCAGGAAGCTAAGGAATTTTGCCCGCCGCTGGATATTTCGGCATCGGCACGTTTTCCGGTGATGGGGGCCGCCCTGCAACGCCGTGCCGGGACAGCCCGCCACGATGCGGTGGCATGGGGTTATGCCCGCGGGGCATCCATGCGCGGGGTGGATATTATTCAAAACTGCCCGGTTACGGCCATTCGCCGTGGCCCGGATGGGCGGGTAACAGGTGTTGAAACGGCGCGCGGTTTTATTGGCGCAAAAAAGGTGGCGGTTTCGGCGGCGGGTCATACATCGGTCGTGATGGACAGTGCCGGGGTGCGTATGCCCCTTGAAAGTTATCCGTTGCAGGCGCTGGTGTCCGAACCGGTGAAGCCGATTTTCCCCTGTGTTGTCATGTCCAACACCGTTCACGCCTATATCAGCCAGTCGGACAAGGGCGAGCTTGTGATCGGGTCGGGCACGGACCAGTATACCAGTTATTCCCAGCGTGGCGGTTTGCCGTTGATCGAGCATACCGTGGCCGCGATTTGCGAAATTTTCCCGATTTTCAACCGCATGCGCATGTTGCGCAAATGGGGCGGCATTGTTGATGTAACCCCGGACCGTTCGGCCATTCTGGGCAAGACGCCGGTGCCGGGCCTTTATGTGAATTGTGGTTGGGGCACGGGTGGTTTCAAGGCAACGCCGGGTGCGGCCCATATGCTGGCCTGGACGGTGGCAAAGGATGAACCCCATGCCATCAACGCGCCTTTCACCCTTGAGCGTTTTGCCACCGGCCGTCTGATTGACGAAGCCGCGGCTGCCGCCGTTGCCCACTAA
- a CDS encoding c-type cytochrome: MKLLFSPDQIPAATRLPSKSSLPLLAVLSVAFLFAFKVPVQAQQQEKGETLFSQRCSACHSLKPGQTKMGPSLAGIVGRKAGSVARARYSKALQNADLVWNNASLDQFLTNPGKKVPGTRMTVRLPDAGQRRAIIEFLNRQ; this comes from the coding sequence GTGAAATTGCTGTTTTCACCCGATCAAATACCCGCAGCTACTCGCCTGCCCAGCAAAAGCAGCCTACCACTTTTGGCCGTGCTTTCAGTTGCATTTCTGTTTGCATTCAAAGTCCCGGTACAGGCCCAGCAACAGGAAAAAGGCGAAACCCTGTTTTCCCAGCGCTGTAGCGCCTGCCACAGCCTGAAACCCGGTCAAACAAAAATGGGGCCATCACTGGCCGGTATTGTAGGGCGCAAGGCCGGGTCCGTTGCAAGGGCACGATATTCCAAAGCCCTGCAAAACGCCGATCTGGTTTGGAACAACGCCAGCCTTGACCAGTTTTTGACCAACCCCGGCAAGAAGGTGCCCGGTACGCGCATGACGGTACGCCTGCCCGATGCCGGGCAACGCCGGGCGATTATCGAATTTCTCAACCGCCAGTGA
- a CDS encoding (2Fe-2S)-binding protein, with product MTAFTLNGKPVDVSAEPDTPLLWVIREHLKLTGTKFGCGMAQCGACTVHIDGEATRSCVTWLEDVEGRSVTTIEGLSPNADHPLQKAWVAEQVPQCGYCQSGQIMQAATLLATTPSPSREQIIEHMDGNICRCGTYPRIISAIQRAAREG from the coding sequence ATGACCGCATTTACCCTGAATGGCAAACCCGTCGATGTCAGTGCCGAACCTGACACGCCCCTGCTATGGGTTATTCGTGAACATCTGAAACTGACCGGCACCAAATTTGGCTGTGGCATGGCGCAATGCGGGGCCTGCACCGTGCATATTGACGGCGAAGCAACCCGTTCCTGTGTTACCTGGCTGGAGGATGTTGAAGGACGCAGCGTCACCACCATCGAAGGGCTTTCTCCCAATGCCGATCACCCGCTGCAAAAGGCATGGGTAGCCGAACAGGTCCCGCAATGTGGGTATTGCCAGTCAGGGCAGATCATGCAGGCAGCCACCCTTCTGGCGACCACACCATCGCCCTCCCGCGAACAGATCATTGAACATATGGATGGCAATATCTGCCGGTGCGGCACCTATCCTCGCATCATCAGCGCCATTCAGCGCGCCGCACGGGAGGGTTAA
- a CDS encoding xanthine dehydrogenase family protein molybdopterin-binding subunit: MQIQKQLHASKISRRSFMIHAGGLGIAVAFGGIPNLAAGAIITGQSTGSFQPNAWVTIADDGSVTIVSPASEMGQGIMTTLPLLIAEEMDADWDRTRIIQAPSDAERYGNPGFYGMQLTGGSESTRGYYELLRMTGAQTRKVLLACAAEMLKVPVDELSTSPGKIMHKASGKSLDYGDVARLGQIPDPLPQAEKTDLKSPDQWHYIGRKDIPRIDVPSKTNGTAIFGIDVQQPDMLFGAVLRAPVQGEKPLNINDREAKAISGISHIFPLSYGVGIIGKTVEATKKAKDLLDVTWSTNSRVRDYDSALLLEEYRKVGADINQPGVDAHNEGNAKAVIQQANKVLSADYLSDHVYHATMEPMNATALVKGDTVELWAPTQGPTFTQRFAANVAGTTPDKVTVHTTMLGGGFGRRAEDDFIIDAVSLAMQVKGTPVKVIWSREDDVQHGKYRPLTAQHLEVGLTDDGGIAAWHHRIVADSIFARTFPQAFSGANGLDDVITEGSDFKYGIPAHHIEYIRQDRGLDVGFWRAVGSGYTKFAIECMIDEIATAQGKDPVDLRLEMLKDVPRASEVIKQVAQKARWQEKRENTALGLAYSDSFGAHCALVAEIALNRENGTIRVINVWGVVDPGVAIQPRNIDAQMVGAINHGISHALFEQINVVRGEVQEGNFDTYRVLRMSEMPEIDISIHATPENKPSGIGEVGLPPIGPAIANAVARLTNGTRLRHYPFLPERVLAALDA, encoded by the coding sequence ATGCAGATACAAAAACAGCTTCACGCCAGCAAAATTTCCCGCCGCAGTTTCATGATCCACGCAGGCGGGCTGGGTATTGCGGTTGCTTTTGGCGGTATTCCCAATCTGGCCGCCGGGGCAATCATCACCGGCCAAAGCACTGGCAGTTTTCAACCCAATGCCTGGGTCACCATTGCCGATGACGGGTCCGTGACCATCGTATCGCCCGCATCCGAAATGGGACAGGGCATCATGACAACCCTGCCCCTGCTGATTGCCGAGGAAATGGATGCAGACTGGGACCGAACCCGTATCATTCAGGCCCCGTCCGATGCGGAAAGATACGGTAATCCCGGCTTTTATGGCATGCAGCTTACCGGCGGCAGTGAATCCACACGTGGATATTACGAATTGCTGCGCATGACGGGTGCGCAAACCCGTAAGGTGCTGCTGGCCTGTGCGGCGGAAATGTTAAAAGTGCCGGTAGATGAACTGTCAACATCACCGGGCAAAATCATGCACAAGGCATCGGGCAAATCGCTTGATTACGGTGATGTTGCCCGCCTTGGCCAAATCCCTGATCCCCTGCCACAGGCGGAAAAAACCGACCTTAAATCACCCGATCAATGGCATTACATTGGCCGCAAGGACATTCCCCGTATTGATGTGCCATCAAAAACCAACGGCACCGCCATTTTCGGCATTGATGTGCAACAACCCGATATGCTGTTTGGCGCGGTTTTACGTGCCCCTGTTCAGGGTGAAAAACCCTTAAACATCAATGATCGCGAGGCCAAAGCAATTTCTGGCATCAGTCATATTTTTCCGCTTTCTTATGGGGTGGGCATTATTGGCAAAACCGTCGAAGCAACCAAAAAAGCCAAAGACCTGCTTGATGTCACCTGGAGCACGAATTCCCGGGTACGCGACTATGACAGTGCCCTGTTGCTGGAGGAATACCGCAAGGTCGGCGCAGACATTAATCAACCCGGCGTAGATGCCCACAATGAAGGCAATGCAAAGGCCGTAATCCAACAGGCGAACAAGGTGCTTTCGGCCGATTATCTAAGCGATCACGTCTATCATGCGACGATGGAACCGATGAATGCGACCGCGCTGGTCAAGGGCGACACCGTTGAACTTTGGGCACCAACACAGGGCCCAACCTTTACCCAGCGCTTTGCCGCCAATGTTGCGGGCACCACACCTGACAAGGTCACGGTTCATACCACCATGCTGGGCGGCGGATTTGGCCGCCGTGCCGAGGATGATTTTATCATCGATGCCGTATCCCTTGCCATGCAGGTCAAAGGCACACCCGTTAAAGTGATCTGGAGCCGCGAAGACGATGTGCAGCATGGTAAATATCGTCCGCTTACCGCCCAGCACCTTGAAGTCGGGCTGACGGATGATGGCGGCATTGCTGCCTGGCATCACCGCATTGTCGCCGATTCAATTTTTGCCCGCACCTTCCCGCAGGCATTTAGCGGCGCCAATGGCCTTGACGATGTGATAACCGAAGGCAGCGATTTCAAATATGGCATACCTGCACATCATATTGAATATATCCGCCAGGACCGTGGCCTTGATGTGGGGTTCTGGCGTGCGGTCGGCAGTGGTTACACCAAATTTGCCATTGAATGCATGATCGATGAAATTGCGACTGCCCAGGGCAAGGACCCGGTGGATTTACGCCTTGAAATGCTAAAGGATGTGCCACGCGCCAGCGAAGTCATCAAACAGGTGGCGCAAAAGGCCCGCTGGCAAGAAAAACGCGAAAATACCGCCCTTGGCCTGGCCTATTCCGACAGTTTTGGCGCCCATTGCGCCCTGGTTGCCGAAATTGCCCTTAACCGGGAAAATGGTACGATCCGCGTAATCAATGTTTGGGGTGTTGTTGATCCCGGTGTTGCCATCCAGCCGCGCAATATTGATGCGCAAATGGTCGGTGCCATCAATCACGGCATTAGTCACGCCTTGTTTGAACAGATCAATGTGGTCAGGGGCGAAGTCCAGGAAGGTAATTTTGATACCTACCGTGTGCTGCGTATGTCGGAAATGCCCGAAATTGATATTTCCATTCATGCCACACCGGAAAACAAACCATCCGGTATTGGCGAAGTTGGCCTGCCACCAATTGGCCCTGCCATTGCCAATGCGGTTGCCCGCTTAACCAATGGCACCCGCCTGCGTCATTACCCCTTCCTGCCAGAACGGGTCCTGGCGGCACTTGATGCCTGA
- a CDS encoding AraC family transcriptional regulator, with protein sequence MDPLSDVLALLKPKSYVSAGFDAGGNWAIRFNNLRDRIKCYAVISGNAWLRVDDMSGPVFLNKGDCFVLPSGRSFELASDPAIPPVSSSTLFPPPRDGSIITHNGGGDFFIVGSRFGVSGGGASTIMKMLPPIVHIKHESDRAALRFAVERMMQELHDEQPGSFLIAQHLAHMMLVQALRLHLGETGRGDVGWFSALADKNLALAIYAMHAQPDRRWTLLELAEHAGMSRSIFAQKFKEKVGESPIEYLTRWRMLLAGDRLENSTDPVSVIALSVGYETESSFSTAFKRVMGSSPRQYIGRPALDAMTMG encoded by the coding sequence ATGGATCCACTTTCTGATGTTTTAGCGCTGCTAAAACCCAAAAGTTATGTCTCGGCCGGGTTTGACGCGGGCGGGAACTGGGCCATCAGGTTTAACAACCTGCGTGATCGTATCAAATGTTATGCGGTAATTTCGGGCAATGCCTGGCTTCGGGTGGATGATATGTCAGGGCCGGTATTTTTAAACAAGGGCGACTGTTTTGTATTGCCCAGTGGCCGGTCGTTTGAACTGGCAAGTGACCCCGCCATTCCACCGGTAAGTTCCAGCACGTTATTTCCGCCGCCCCGCGATGGCAGCATTATTACGCATAATGGCGGAGGTGATTTTTTTATTGTTGGCAGCCGGTTTGGCGTAAGCGGCGGTGGGGCCAGCACGATTATGAAAATGCTGCCGCCGATTGTGCATATCAAACATGAAAGCGATCGTGCCGCCTTGCGATTTGCCGTGGAACGCATGATGCAGGAACTGCATGACGAACAACCGGGCAGCTTTTTGATTGCGCAACATCTGGCCCATATGATGCTGGTGCAGGCATTGCGATTGCATCTTGGTGAAACGGGCAGGGGGGATGTTGGCTGGTTTTCAGCACTGGCCGATAAAAACCTGGCGCTCGCCATTTATGCCATGCATGCGCAGCCAGACCGGCGATGGACCCTGTTAGAACTGGCCGAACATGCCGGTATGTCCCGGTCGATTTTTGCCCAGAAATTCAAAGAAAAGGTTGGGGAATCCCCGATTGAATATTTAACGCGCTGGCGCATGCTGCTCGCCGGTGACAGGCTGGAAAATTCGACCGATCCGGTGTCGGTCATTGCCCTTTCGGTGGGGTATGAAACCGAAAGTTCGTTTAGTACCGCGTTTAAACGGGTTATGGGCAGTTCCCCACGCCAATATATTGGCCGTCCCGCATTGGACGCCATGACAATGGGCTAG